From Jaculus jaculus isolate mJacJac1 chromosome 19, mJacJac1.mat.Y.cur, whole genome shotgun sequence, a single genomic window includes:
- the Rusc1 gene encoding RUN and SH3 domain-containing protein 1 isoform X4, which produces MLSPQRALLCNLNHIHLQHVSLGLHLSRHPELREGPLSTSPPTGGKESQGPCSRTLVDANSNSPAVPCRCCQEHGSSLENLPDPSQEEGAASPSDPGCSSSLSSCSDLSPDESPVSVYSRDLPGHEVSHPQPSVLPLEQGSSPASAGPGTCSPDSFCCSPDSCSRASSSPSPGLDSNCNALTTGQDLPSPGLDEEDNAEQDLATSELSEAEDGKIDSGKVEPSWKINPIWKIDTERTEAGWKINNHTGWKDNGNTDLSWKKDPRQYDSCLTTTNTGINDSGSKTDAGEKNDGAWRGDVSEEPVPHRTITSFHELAQKRKRGPGLPLVPQAKKDRSDWLIVFSPDSELPPPGSLGPSPAPSREVTTFKELRSRSRAPPPPVPPRDPPAGWALVPPRPPPPPVPPRRKKNRPGLQPIAEKPPEEARAVSPEVPEVPAAEEPPEPGAEAVGGPLLLPGPLVFRVSADGRPLLEGARAGAAAGSLLLAPLAGWSGARLRLLGPPSPPEEPLLPVRLSPVGAYSPPSRGSLPCLASPELALLLSPLFPRSSTFPAAAPPPRQVPAPPLPPPPRPQEAPRPTERPPPPPRLLRSSWSFAGVPGAQRLWMAEARSGTGQLQEQKKGLLIAVSASVDKIISHFGAARNLVQKAQLGDSRLSPDVGHLVLTTLCPALHALVADGLKPFRKDLITGQRRSSPWNVVEASVKPGSCTSSLGSLYSQVRRLAPLSSSRSRFHAFILGLLNTKQLELWFSSLQEDAGLLSLLYLPTGFFSLACGGCPSLATELLLLLQPLSVFTFHLDLLFEHHHHLPLAPPQAPAGPAGPPPALQQTVQAVLHWGSRLAQSLWGAPAEATQGPLDPPKSPPPGSWWDQLTQASRVYASGGTQGFPVLRWGPTHHESAAEDAQEIPPPTEQATAGRGMWLGRLFGVPGSPTETESGAFKSRRPSRWLPPTVSVLALMKRGIPPETPSPEELVASPASMGPADRAVRALCDHTAAGPDQLSFRRGDMLRVIATVDEDWLRCGRDGVEGLVPVGYTSLVL; this is translated from the exons ATGCTGTCCCCTCAGAGGGCTTTACTCTGCAACCTCAATCACATCCACCTCCAGCACGTCTCCCTAGGCTTGCACCTGTCCCGCCATCCCGAGCTCAGGGAGGGGCCTCTGAGCACGTCCCCTCCCACCGGAGGCAAGGAGAGCCAGGGTCCCTGCAGCAGGACCCTAGTGGATGCCAACTCCAACAGCCCAGCCGTTCCCTGCCGATGCTGCCAGGAGCACGGGTCCAGTCTCGAAAATCTGCCAGACCCTTCTCAGGAAGAAGGGGCTGCCTCGCCCTCGGACCCTGGCTGCTCCTCCTCTCTCAGCTCCTGCTCAGATCTTAGCCCCGACGAGTCCCCAGTCTCGGTCTACTCTCGGGACCTGCCTGGCCATGAGGTGTCCCACCCGCAGCCCAGCGTCCTCCCCCTGGAGCAGGGCTCCTCGCCGGCGTCAGCAGGCCCTGGCACCTGCTCCCCGGACAGCTTCTGTTGCTCTCCCGATTCCTGCTCCAGAGCTTCCTCCTCGCCCAGCCCTGGCCTGGACTCGAACTGTAACGCCCTGACCACCGGCCAGGACCTCCCTTCCCCAGGCCTGGACGAAGAAGACAATGCCGAGCAGGATCTCGCTACCTCTGAGCTTTCGGAAGCCGAGGATGGGAAAATCGACAGCGGGAAAGTCGAGCCCAGTTGGAAAATTAACCCCATTTGGAAAATTGACACCGAACGAACGGAGGCAGGATGGAAAATCAATAACCACACGGGTTGGAAAGACAACGGCAATACCGACTTGAGCTGGAAGAAGGACCCCAGGCAGTACGATTCTTGTTTGACCACCACCAACACCGGAATCAATGATTCTGGCTCGAAGACAGATGCCggggaaaaaaatgatggagCCTGGAGAGGTGACGTCAGCGAGGAGCCAGTGCCCCACCGGACCATCACGTCCTTCCACGAGCTGGCCCAGAAGCGCAAGCGGGGCCCGGGGCTGCCCCTCGTTCCGCAGGCCAAGAAAGACCGCAGCGACTGGCTCATCGTCTTCTCGCCGGACTCCGAGCTGCCCCCGCCCGGCTCGCTGGGACCCTCCCCGGCTCCGTCTCGAGAAGTCACCACGTTCAAGGAGCTCCGGAGCCGGAGCCGGGCGCCGCCCCCTCCGGTCCCACCCCGAGACCCCCCAGCAGGGTGGGCCCTGGTCCCGCCGAGGCCTCCCCCGCCGCCCGTGCCTCCCCGGAGGAAGAAGAACCGTCCCGGCCTGCAACCCATAGCCGAGAAGCCGCCGGAGGAGGCCCGGGCCGTCAGCCCTGAGGTCCCCGAGGTCCCCGCAGCCGAGGAGCCGCCGGAGCCGGGCGCGGAGG cggTGG GCGGTCCCCTGCTGCTCCCCGGGCCCCTGGTCTTCCGGGTCTCGGCCGACGGGCGCCCCTTGTTGGAGGGGGCTCGCGCGGGCGCAGCCGCGGGGTCGCTGCTGCTGGCACCCCTGGCCGGGTGGTCGGGCGCACGGCTGAGGCTGCTGGGACCGCCGAGTCCCCCCGAGGAGCCTCTGCTGCCGGTCCGCCTGTCCCCCGTGGGTGCCTATTCGCCCCCGTCTCGGGGGTCCCTGCCTTGCCTGGCCAGCCCCGAGCTGGCCCTGCTGCTGTCCCCGCTCTTCCCTAGAAGTAGCACCTTCCCCGCCGCGGCTCCCCCACCCCGCCAGGTGCCCGCTCCCCCGCTGCCACCGCCGCCGCGTCCGCAGGAGGCCCCTCGCCCGACCGAGCGCCCGCCGCCTCCGCCCAGGCTAC TCCGTAGTTCCTGGTCCTTCGCCGGTGTTCCTGGGGCCCAGCGGCTGTGGATGGCAGAAGCCCGGAGTGGGACCGGCCAGCTGCAGGAGCAAAAGAAAG GTCTCCTGATAGCCGTCAGCGCCTCGGTGGATAAAATCATCTCGCATTTCGGGGCTGCCCGGAACTTGGTTCAGAAG GCTCAGTTGGGGGATAGCAGGTTGAGCCCAGACGTGGGACACCTGGTGCTGACCACCCTGTGCCCGGCCCTCCATGCCCTGGTGGCCGATGGGCTGAAGCCTTTCCGGAAGGATCTCATAACCGGGCAGCGCAGAAGCAGCCCTTGGAACGTGGTGGAGGCGTCCGTGAAGCCAG GATCCTGCACGAGCTCCCTGGGATCCCTGTACAGCCAGGTTAGACGCCTGGCCCCGCTGAGTAGCAGCCGCAGCCGCTTCCATGCCTTCATCCTGGGCCTCCTCAA CACCAAACAGTTGGAACTGTGGTTTTCGAGTCTCCAGGAAGATGCAG GTCTACTGTCCCTCTTGTACCTGCCCACCGGCTTCTTCTCCCTGGCATGTGGTGGTTGCCCGTCCCTGGCCACGgagctgctgctcctgctgcagcCGCTGTCGGTGTTCACCTTCCACCTGGACCTGCTCTTCgagcaccaccaccacctgccCCTAGCCCCACCGCAGGCCCCTGCAGGCCCCGCGGGGCCGCCTCCTGCCCTGCAGCAGACTGTGCAGGCCGTGCTGCACTGGGGGAGCCGGCTGGCCCAGAGTCTCTGGGGAGCTCCAGCAGAGGCTACTCAAGGCCCTTTGGACCCGCCAAAGTCTCCCCCACCAGGCAGCTGGTGGGATCAGCTGACCCAGGCCTCCCGGGTCTATGCCTCTGGGGGCACCCAGGGCTTCCCTGTTCTCCGGTGGGGACCCACACATCATGAATCTGCAGCTGAGGATGCACAGGAGATACCCCCACCCACAGAACAAGCAACGGCCGGCAGAGGCATGTGGCTTGGGAGGCTGTTTGGTGTGCCCGGGAGCCCCACAGAAACGGAGAGTGGAGCCTTCAAGTCCAG